From Thermodesulfobacteriota bacterium, one genomic window encodes:
- the dnaB gene encoding replicative DNA helicase, with translation MANLSRPLPQNIEAEQAVLGAVLIDGDLINQVLNILTNEDFYRESHRKMFDAMVELDRNNKPIDILSLFDYLKSDGHVLEEVGGSSYLTYLTEIVPTTVNIEYYARLVKEKSILRRLVIAATEIASRGQEEGINVDEFIDRAEHAILNVAQHRVKPSFFESRELAAKALEIIETLHSRKELITGVPTGFERLDHMTCGLQPSDLIIVAARPGLGKTSFCLDIATHAAINFGFNVGIFSLEMTKEQLMLRLLAASAKVNYSDIRSGYINNEDLKKLVKTADIFGKAKVYIDDTPAINVLELRAKARRQKKDKGLDLLIVDYLQLMRGTGVSETREREIAEISGSLKSLAKELTLPVIAVSQLSRQTETRSDRRPQLSDLRESGALEQDADVVVFIHRADAYRKNADERDGIAEIIIGKQRNGPTGVVKLRFLADSRGVPSFGDIADDEYDDPGIF, from the coding sequence ATGGCGAACCTATCAAGACCATTACCACAGAATATAGAGGCTGAGCAGGCCGTGCTTGGCGCTGTTTTAATCGATGGAGATCTTATAAACCAGGTCCTCAATATATTAACAAACGAGGATTTCTATAGGGAATCCCATAGAAAGATGTTTGATGCAATGGTTGAGCTTGACAGAAATAACAAACCGATCGATATTCTCTCGCTCTTCGATTACTTGAAGTCGGATGGGCATGTCCTGGAAGAGGTCGGTGGAAGCTCTTATCTCACCTATCTAACCGAGATAGTACCAACAACGGTGAATATCGAATACTATGCGAGGTTGGTAAAAGAAAAATCCATTCTTCGAAGGCTCGTGATTGCTGCGACTGAGATAGCAAGTCGCGGGCAAGAAGAGGGAATAAACGTTGATGAGTTTATAGACCGCGCAGAACACGCAATACTCAATGTTGCACAGCATCGGGTGAAACCGAGTTTTTTTGAAAGCAGGGAGCTTGCTGCGAAGGCATTGGAGATTATTGAAACACTTCATTCGAGGAAAGAGCTCATTACGGGTGTTCCGACTGGATTTGAAAGGCTTGACCATATGACCTGCGGGCTTCAACCCTCTGATCTGATAATAGTTGCTGCCAGGCCTGGACTAGGGAAAACCTCCTTTTGCCTGGATATTGCAACACACGCAGCGATAAATTTTGGGTTTAACGTCGGGATTTTTTCTTTAGAGATGACCAAAGAGCAGCTTATGTTAAGGCTGCTAGCGGCGAGTGCGAAGGTGAACTATTCCGATATCAGGAGCGGGTACATTAACAATGAGGATTTAAAAAAGCTCGTAAAAACCGCTGACATCTTTGGCAAGGCGAAGGTATACATTGACGATACTCCTGCTATTAATGTTCTAGAACTTAGAGCAAAGGCAAGGAGGCAGAAGAAGGATAAGGGCCTGGATCTTCTTATTGTTGATTATCTTCAACTAATGAGAGGGACCGGTGTATCAGAGACAAGGGAGCGTGAGATCGCCGAGATTTCTGGCTCTCTAAAAAGCCTCGCGAAAGAGCTAACCCTGCCCGTTATAGCGGTTTCCCAGCTAAGTCGACAGACTGAAACCCGTTCAGATAGGCGTCCACAGCTTTCCGATCTAAGGGAAAGCGGGGCGCTCGAGCAGGATGCTGACGTCGTTGTCTTCATTCATAGAGCGGATGCGTACAGGAAAAACGCTGACGAAAGGGATGGGATTGCGGAGATAATTATAGGGAAGCAGAGAAATGGGCCTACGGGAGTTGTAAAGCTTAGATTCTTAGCAGATAGTCGAGGGGTTCCTAGCTTCGGGGATATTGCGGATGATGAATACGACGATCCGGGGATCTTCTGA
- a CDS encoding metallophosphoesterase family protein, with translation MNYAIISDIHSNLEAFERTLFEIDRIGVDKIVCLGDIVGYGASPNECLDIVRDRQVTSIIGNHDMVACGKDEAYNFNPIARDAALWTRRELTRENRDFLFGLPHQREIGDFLVVHGAISDPDQYIFSSSEAIMEFKLMINTRICFFGHTHVTIYYVYSNGSVEGFTDGEIEIDANNMYLINPGSVGQPRDRDPRASFLIYNDAEKTIRFYRLEYDIMTAQEKIIDSGLDKRLAYRLSMGV, from the coding sequence ATGAATTATGCTATCATCTCAGATATTCATTCTAATCTTGAGGCATTCGAAAGGACCTTATTTGAAATAGATAGGATTGGCGTAGATAAGATTGTCTGTCTTGGTGATATCGTGGGTTATGGCGCAAGCCCGAATGAATGTTTAGATATAGTAAGGGACAGGCAGGTCACTTCTATCATTGGAAACCACGATATGGTGGCGTGTGGTAAAGATGAGGCCTATAATTTCAACCCTATAGCCAGGGATGCGGCGCTCTGGACCAGGAGGGAGCTGACCAGAGAAAATAGGGATTTTCTCTTTGGTCTTCCACATCAGCGGGAGATCGGGGATTTCCTTGTGGTACACGGCGCCATATCCGATCCGGATCAATATATATTCTCGAGCTCTGAAGCCATTATGGAGTTTAAGCTCATGATTAATACCAGGATCTGTTTTTTTGGGCACACTCATGTAACGATTTATTACGTTTATTCGAATGGCAGTGTAGAGGGCTTTACGGACGGGGAGATAGAGATAGACGCCAACAATATGTATCTTATCAATCCCGGGAGCGTCGGTCAGCCGCGTGATAGGGATCCCAGGGCATCGTTTCTTATTTACAACGATGCTGAAAAAACTATAAGGTTCTATAGGCTCGAGTATGATATAATGACTGCTCAGGAGAAGATAATCGATTCCGGCCTCGATAAGAGGCTAGCGTATAGATTATCTATGGGCGTATAG
- a CDS encoding glycerate kinase, producing the protein MFSHQIKDQAIDIYKEALKAADPIRCVLDHVELRGSKFRVDSRTYNLDLFRSLYVIAFGKAAPAMARAIEDILGDRIKDGIVVSNSQPQFDFKRSRFYLSSHPVPDKRSLSAADDVLKLLERTGEGDLVIFLISGGGSALLAMPASGISLKDKQKTTLMLLNSGADKYGLNAVRKHISQIKGGGLLKKAFPSQVITLILSNVVGDRLDTIASGPTVPDPTTFDDACRVIEALRLEHRVPPQVMVHLEEGRRGHLPETLKDHEYDPKGVQTIIVGSNFKSLIAAKRKAKELGYNTFLLSSQVSGEAREVAKVIAAIAFDIERFNTPVKRPACMIFGGETSVTINGNGKGGRNTETALSFAMEIMDHDILGLFCGTDGIDGPTDATGAICDGDTRKVAREMKLSARECLSQNDSYRFFDRLGALVKEGPTGTNVMDIGIVILK; encoded by the coding sequence ATGTTTTCCCATCAGATTAAAGATCAAGCTATTGATATTTATAAGGAAGCGCTAAAGGCGGCGGATCCCATCAGGTGTGTTTTGGATCATGTAGAGCTAAGGGGAAGCAAGTTTAGAGTTGATTCTAGGACCTACAATCTAGATCTATTCAGGTCTTTATACGTTATTGCGTTTGGAAAAGCTGCCCCTGCGATGGCCAGGGCGATCGAGGATATCTTAGGAGATAGGATCAAAGATGGAATCGTGGTGTCAAATTCGCAACCTCAATTTGACTTTAAAAGGTCAAGGTTCTATCTATCTAGTCATCCAGTACCTGACAAGAGAAGCCTCAGTGCTGCCGATGACGTATTAAAACTTCTCGAGAGAACCGGTGAAGGGGATCTTGTGATTTTCTTGATCTCTGGTGGTGGGAGTGCGCTTCTTGCAATGCCAGCATCGGGGATTTCATTAAAGGACAAACAGAAGACCACTTTAATGCTGCTAAACTCAGGGGCAGATAAGTATGGACTCAATGCAGTTAGGAAACATATCTCTCAAATTAAAGGTGGCGGTCTCCTTAAGAAGGCGTTTCCGTCGCAGGTTATAACGTTAATACTTTCTAATGTTGTTGGTGATAGGCTTGATACAATTGCCTCAGGACCAACAGTTCCGGATCCCACTACATTCGATGATGCCTGTCGTGTTATAGAAGCCCTTAGGCTTGAGCATAGAGTTCCGCCACAAGTGATGGTGCATTTGGAAGAGGGCAGGAGGGGACACCTACCTGAAACCCTCAAGGATCATGAATATGATCCAAAGGGGGTTCAGACCATAATTGTGGGAAGTAATTTCAAGTCCCTTATAGCCGCAAAGAGGAAGGCAAAAGAGCTTGGATATAACACTTTTCTACTCTCATCCCAAGTCTCAGGCGAAGCCAGAGAAGTGGCAAAGGTTATAGCTGCGATCGCATTCGATATTGAAAGATTTAACACCCCTGTGAAAAGACCTGCGTGCATGATATTTGGGGGTGAGACGTCAGTTACCATTAATGGTAATGGAAAGGGTGGAAGAAATACGGAGACTGCGTTATCATTTGCTATGGAGATAATGGATCATGATATATTAGGGCTGTTTTGCGGTACCGACGGCATTGACGGTCCCACAGACGCAACCGGTGCGATATGCGACGGAGACACAAGAAAAGTAGCACGTGAAATGAAACTTAGCGCCAGGGAGTGCCTGTCGCAAAATGACTCTTACAGGTTCTTTGATAGACTTGGAGCACTCGTCAAAGAGGGACCGACTGGTACCAATGTCATGGATATTGGCATAGTAATCCTGAAGTAG
- the nuoE gene encoding NADH-quinone oxidoreductase subunit NuoE, which translates to MPFSEKLKGKISEILSKSQTNQAALIPVLHEVQSEYGWLSTESMKETAEILGIPPSNVQNVATFYTMFFTKPVGKHIIWQCRTLSCALRGAGQVEHYLAEKLGIKVGETTHDGRITLLEAECLASCGTAPVMLVDNELHENLTKAKIDQVIEKIKID; encoded by the coding sequence ATGCCTTTTTCAGAAAAACTCAAAGGAAAAATAAGTGAAATTTTGTCAAAATCTCAAACGAATCAGGCCGCACTTATCCCGGTGCTTCATGAGGTTCAAAGTGAGTATGGATGGCTCTCAACTGAGTCAATGAAAGAGACGGCTGAGATCCTTGGAATCCCTCCTTCAAATGTTCAGAACGTTGCAACGTTTTATACTATGTTTTTTACGAAACCTGTTGGGAAGCATATTATTTGGCAATGCAGAACGCTGTCTTGCGCTCTAAGGGGTGCCGGTCAGGTGGAGCATTATCTAGCTGAAAAATTGGGCATAAAGGTCGGAGAAACAACACACGATGGCAGGATCACTCTCTTAGAAGCCGAGTGTCTAGCTTCGTGCGGAACCGCCCCTGTCATGCTAGTCGACAACGAGCTACACGAGAATCTAACCAAAGCGAAGATAGATCAGGTTATAGAAAAGATTAAAATTGATTGA